ACAAACGCCAGAATCTTTTGGGGTTCGGGTCAGTGGCGGAGCCAGAAATTTAGGTTTACTGGTGCACGaaaatcattatatatatatatatatttacaatgTTAACTCCTCGACAAGATATTGTATTATTGTGACATTTATAATTTGGACAAGCAAgaattaatttttattcatGACAAATAATTAAGATAAGAAGGGAAGAAGAGAGGTAGATTTATAAATAAAACTTGAAGGGTCACTTGAcaagagaagaaaacaaaagcaaaaacTAGTAAAAACAAGGGAAAAAAAGCATGCTGGTTGGAAGATTCGAACCGGGGACTTTTAAGAATACAAAAAGGATGTCATACCACTACACCAAACCGCTAATATTGCATACCTATAACTGAAGAAGTATATATTCCTACTGGTGCACAGGAACCAGCACCAAGTTCCGCCACTGGTTGGGGTGCTAGCAGTAGTTTGGGTGGTGTGGATGGGAAGATATAGATTGTGTGAAACCTATGGTGCATTGGAGAAGGAAGACCTGTGGGAGAGTTAAGTTCTGGGCATCGTGATGGGATTCTACTTCTAaggattatatttttttcccaTTATTCTTAATTGGCAAGCAGCTGTAGTATACAAGCCCCTAAGCATTAGCAATTGAGTTAAGCCTCTACACCTAGCTGCCATCTTTAGCTTTTCAAAGGGGACTCCTTGTCCGCCTCCCTCTATGCTGCTTTTTGTTTCAATAAAAaggtgtttcttttcaataaaAGAAAGGGCATATCAGAAGTACTAACTTTTTCAGGGACCATAAGCTATATTCTGAACTTGGCCTCCAAAAATCTTAAAGATCAAACATAGGCCATCAAGATGTCCCACAAGTAAATACTGATTTTGAAGATAGTTCCATAGTTATGAATACTACAATAGTCAAATGCGATTTAAAAGCATATCACAAGTACTACATTTCCATGTGACTGTGACAATCTACAACTTGGCTATTAAAAATCTAAATGCTCAAAACAAAGGTCATCAAGATTTTCTGTGAGGAAGAAAATTATGTTCAGGCCATCAGATTGCATAGTACTAATGAAATTCTTATTCCATATGTGCTGCGGCAACTGCAAATATGACATTAATTTTCTGTAGCATTAATACGAAGCAAAGTTCCCCAAGACAAGGAAAAATGATAAGCACACCAATACGTAGAGAGGTACCATCCAGTCATCCagatatataaaacaaaagaCAAAGATAAGAGCAAAAGGGCGTACCAACCAAATGAAGACATCTGTGCCATGATCAAGAACAACTGCTGCATCAGACTGCATAGCAAGGTCATAAGCTGGCAATTCCTCAAATGTTCCCCCTTCCCGATGCATTAGACAACGAGGCGCTACCATTCGTAGAGACAGATCAAACGATGCATTCAGAAACAAATTCCGTAACACAGATCTCTCGTCTTCATGGCCAACAATGCATCCCAAGAGTGGGCCCCTTCTAAGATGAAACAAGAGCTCTGGTAATAAAGATATCTCCTTTGGGAAACGGTATTGCTTGGATTTTGGTGCTTGAAAACCAAATTTCAAAGCAATGTCTTTAATTCTTTCATCTATTGTTGATCGCATATCAATTGCATCAGAACTATTTTTGGCTCGCAAGAGAGTCCTCTTTGCAATAAGAACTGCAGCAACTTCATCTTGAACACTTTCAAGATATGCTGAAACACTATCAACTGTTGGCAATCTAACAGTTATTACTCTTGATATATCAGCTTGATAAACATTCAGGTACTGAATTGTAAACTGGAAATATACATACTCGGTCTTAATGTCCCTCTTATTTTCCAAGGAGAGTGAGAAGCTCTGTGTTTCTTCAACACTCGGCATTTGTATGTAAAGAGAACTATCATTTTTGAAGGTTTCATGAATGTCGACATGTGCTTCTTCACCAGGACCCACAACTTGAGTTATGAGAATATCATCTGAACAGCGTATTGCCAAAAACCCACGGGAGCCTGCTGCCCTGGTGGATGCCCTTTGCAAGTTCACTCCAAAGGCTTCACCAAAGTCATCATGGAGAACAAAAACACCCCCAGAAGCTTTTGCAAGAGGCTGCAAAACAGGAACTCTTACAGGACATTGCCCAGCGCATAGAACATCAACAACCGTATTGTGACGGTGTGACTCTTGACCTAGATGCTCCATCCATTTCAATGCAGTCTTTTCCAAGTGAGCATAATTTGGGTGACTGAAAGAATGAGGAACAGATCCAGGGCCATAGGTATTAGGTCCACCAGCGCAAACAATGATTCTGCTATTACCTCCTGACCTCTTGATTACCCCTCGAGAAATGTCTGCTGATGGGCCTTGAATTATAGCAAGAGCAACCTCAACTGCTGTGCCAAGGCACCGGTCTCTAGAAGCTTCTGGAATGTTCAGTTTGTACGGCCTCAACGATGAGAATATGGCATGTGCTACAGGCAGTGAAGCATGCATTGGAGCCAAATATATTCCAGTTCCATATATCAACGCCTTCAAGTACTCCTGACATGGTGATTTGTCACCTGGAAGCACATCAGCGGATGCAATTGATTCCTCTGAAAAATCATAAACTGAAACAGTGCGGCCATAcagtactattccaattctcgtTGTAGGGGGAAGTGAATCAACAAAGGCATGCAAGGAGCTCTGTAAATGCCAGAGATGTGGTTCATCTAAACACTCGTCTATAACAAGAACAATGGGTGCAGACATTCTAGAATCAGAAACTGGAACAAAACCAGGTCTATTGTTCCCAGTTTGAACATAATCAACCATGGGAGATGATAACTCTGGATAGTTGGAAAGTTCTTCCTTGCTAGAAGCTATGTATTCACCCTCACTACCATTCAATTCTCTGCAGATTACACACTGCCACTGACCTGAGCCCAGTAAAATGTTGCAATAGACATTTGCATATGCTCCACAACTGTGGCAGCGATGAGGATCACGTTGAATTATTTGGGGACCTGGAGAAACTTCCCTCCCAGGGGAAACCAATGCCCCGAAACCCAAACTTGGTACATTTGCCTGTTTCTTCTGTTTCAACACCTAATCAACAAACCAGTAGGAGAAAGGTTTGTATAAGACTATGAAGGGAAAGAAAGATATACATTCAAGACTAGTTGCAAAAACAATCTGAAGATCATATCAGATCATACAATATATAAGAGACGGGAGACCTAAGCTGTTCAAAtctataaatataacaaacatATGCCTGTGGTTAAAGAGATCCAGAAGCAGTCAGAAATGAGTgggaaaataataatatcaaCTCAACATAAATAATTCATTATGCAAAACACCCTAAATGAATAAAACATGATACGAGCCCACAACAAACAGATAATAAAACCAACAATGGTTGAATGGAGAGTAAAGAGAACAAGAAAGAAACCTTATGAGCCGAGAATATGACATACGGTGGTTCACCAACAGACACAGAATCATCATCTGTGACATTGGACAATTCGCGCTCCAACTCATGCGAGCCATTCGAAAAGTAGACAGTTGAAGAAGTCGGCAAGGACGCAGCCGGAGAGAAAGCGACCGGCTGAGGAGTTACAGGCGAAGCGCGAAAAGGCACAGCAGCAGGGCGGACAGGGGAAGTAAAAACAGGAGGTCCGGGGGGAGTACTGAAATGAGGAATGGGGCTGCCGGTTTTCAATCCACCACTAGCTGGTGACGGTCCGTTCGGAGTTTTGACTGACGGAGGAGGAAGCTGATCCAGCTGAAACTTTGGCGGAGGAAACCTGGACTGCCCCGGTGAAACCAAAGGTGGAGGAGGAATGGCATTTTTTGTAGGGTCAGGCGACGAAGTGTCTGACTTTGAGGGACTAAAACTAACAGAGTATCCTACTGAAGGCTGCGGTGGTGGATTCGACatcgaaaaataaataatgttgCTGCAATCAAAGCCACAACACCTCAGCCCCCCTCGGCTATATCGAAAATACAACTAAATTTCAGTAAACCTAAGCTCTGTGCTAAGCAAATCTAAAAACAAGCAATTCATAAAAAATTGGATTGAACTATGAGAAATAAAGCAATGTGAATAAAAAAGGATCCTAGTGATTGAACAAATAGGAGGCCTTTGGTGACCAAAAACCTCCTAAAACCCCATGGATTTATCACAATTGAAGCCTCCCTAACTTCGCCGGTATCGGGTTCCGTCAATCTACGGAAAAAATTTACGGATTGTGAAATTAACGATGAGTTCGATTAACGATCTAGGGGTTTTTATAGGCATTGAACATCGAAATTGAGCTGGAATTGAAATCGATTAGAGGAAATGGAATACGAAATTGGCGTACCTGAGGAGAGATtggggaattttttttttttgcgagGCAGAAAAATCAACGACCCTTCTTGACTTGAAGGCGAGAGCTTGTTGCTCTTGCTCTTGCTCTTGTTCTTCCCCTGCCCcgtgttttattttttattttagtgaagaaaattgttttggtttttataGGAGTTGAGGATCTAAAAATgggcactcccacacttatttGCGGTTTGTGAAAATTGGGAAGGTAAAcactttttagtttttattggAACGGGTGCACTTCGTGTCACTCAAATGCACACTTGGCACAGCTGCTTGAACTGTTCAAATGTTTTCCATGACGTGGCAAGCAATACGGTGTCGTTTTAGTCCTTCTTGCATCTACTTCCAGACAGTCATGTTGTTCAAGCTCCTAAGGCTATTTTTGTGAAGGTACGATTTGAATTGTTTTTGGCCCAGTTTGTTCCCGATATGAGATTGGAAAAATCTGTGTTTGCAGATTTAATCAGTATTAATTTCTAAAAGTTATATTTTGTATCTTTCATAATTTGCCTAAAAGTTGTATCGGAGTTCGTAAACTTATGAATAAGTTGATTCACCAAACACGTTGATCagattatttgagaatttaaacGCATAATCTAGGCCAAATTCGGGACTAAACATAGCCTTTGTCGCATTCAATATATAGCATGGCTATGTAGCTATTTGGTCCTGAAAATTAACAGAGTTGATCATTTTCTTTAATACAATTTGATAAGAAGATTGCTAGCTATCAGTCTTTATATGCCATACAAATGGTCTCTGTCACATTTTACGAGCTTCATCAGCATGGCTATTTGGTGCGGTAGTCATCACATCCCGAAAATTAACAAAGTTGATAATCCTCTAATACAAAGCGATAAGAAGATTGCTATCAATCTTTCCATATCATACAAATGGTCTTTGTTGAATTTACGGGCTTCAACAACATGGCTACCTAGTGCAGTTATCATTCCGCCCTGAAAAGTAACAAAGCTGACAATCTTGTTTAATACAATGCCATAAGAAGATTCTTATCAGTTTGTACATACCATACAAGTTGTCCTAGCCACATTTACTAGCTTCAACAACATAGCTATATAGTGCAGTAGTCATCGCGTCCTGAAAATTAACAAAGTTGATAATCCTCTTAAATACAATGCGATAAGACGAATGCATCAATCTTTACAGATCATACAAATTGATAGACATCAATTTTACAACCTCAAGCACAGAAAGGAAACATCACAATAAGTTAATCGATAGTTCCGTTTTGCAACATCCTTCATGATAGAGTTAATTGTAGTCTGCAACATTTTTTATACCTGATAATTaacatgtaataaccctaaaatttcaaacaatattagtttgatttgaattctataaaatttcgaattttatttAGAATGATTGTGATTGGTAGCGATgttatgaaacgagaaacggaaacgatctcggaacgtttaattaggaaaacgttacgtttccgctacgtatatatcgacttttattccgtcgctcggttgcgaaaacttccttcacgaaagttgtagagctcgtcgatacgagtgcgtggacatgtgacatgttcgaatcggacgtcggaggtgaaagttattaacgacggaagttagtttccgatttggaaaatagtataaaaggaaaaattgagGGATTaaggtttccattttcggaaacccttcaccccgcctccctctctccctctctccctctttctctctcccttcgCGATTTCCCTCTCGCACTCTCGAGGGACGTGTCCCTCACCCCTGGCACCAACatcatgataggagcactttatgcgacgtttttaacatgtttttacctcaatttgtactttgcttagcccttattgttgtactattgagtcattgagtcgtagtaagagtcttgagcggtattggatgcatttttgtgcttacatgagttaaaacgcataattggtttagagtcctagtttgactaggaatccttgttaggttttgaaactaattatctcttacttatgattttattttcttattttcagattggattgaagagataattaaagaaaaaaaagatggagtcaagtcatgcaacaattaaatagaagatgatcattaaagacataaaacatggcatgttttagggaataaaacatgacatgttttaggaattaaagcatggcatgttttagggaataaaactttccatgttttacggattaaagcatggcatgttttagggaataaaactttccatgttttagggattaaagcatggcatgtttataggaagaaagaagcaatttcaaaccctccatctttcctctatatatacatggattcacctctcaaatatgatgacttctcattagcattcaagagccaaaactctaccaaaacaccaccataaacttccctcacaaattagccaagccgtccaccccaaaaccatcatcatctccaccgagtttcaccattgaagacacacctctaaggttcctacaacgtgtgattctcgcaactcatctccatggcttcgtctatttgtgttaatctacaattctttgtctatgaagattgtaagttgttgtttatgtggaaatattggttttgtatttgttttaattttcagattgtatttgatatttttttagactataccgaatctatgttcttataattattgaagtttgtatttctattgttgtattctaatcatctttctcatacttttagatcattttcagatatgtgcatatgaatttagtgtttggatgcagtccctaagattgtgtttgagtgctagattcatcaaccatattgacacatatcgaatcatgccctaagtaggttcgatttgtgttgattaaaagtggtaaaaattctggaaatttgcatgtgaaaccatggtgggtgacgtcatacatgaaacatgtctccaacaaagatttggtgcttaaatgtaatcttgtttgatttctactctaagtgttattgatttcgattgcatgcaaatttagattaggccctaagtcaatctaaatgttaattgaaatcttgcacgattagatgatcccctaaggctctagttgtattggtgtctaaaaagtatgtaattggtcgaattagaatgcatgataggttcgaacttgtaattatgtggtgtaatggtaaatttagtttaagtttgttaaagagaagtcgatcatgtaaatagtaatttaggttttattttagtagttaataatcaatctcaaaccccccattatttgttaacactaaaagtttagagttcccttcaattccccggaaagaacgatatctgcttattctatactaacgatgatgttttacagggtttattatagacgttttaacaaaacgctctatcacatCACCGCAAGCTCGACTCCTCCCTCTCCTGGGCAGGACGCGACCACCACCGTCACCGAGAAGCTACGCCAATCTCCTGCATCTCCTGCAACAACCGCCGCGGTCCAAGCTCCCTCCGACGAAACTAGGGTTCAAGGCAAGTGGGCTTCCTTCACTCTTCAACCTTAGAGCCACCCACGATCTGGGAGGGGGACTCGACGCCGCACCGCTCCTCACCGAGTCGAGCACGGCCGAATCGACGAACTCCGGTGCTTCCAAGAGATCGATTAGGTGAggatttgtttttaattagtTGTGATGATTGTTGTTGTAATTTTGGGATTGAAATAGAGTGAttttggaggagatcggaAGAAGGAGTGGAATggtgaacaccgccgccttaggcggcgtgTGTGAGTGCGTGGAGTGGCCTAGAGGGGGCATGAGGcagtggggaggaagaggaggaagaaaaggagagaaatggggcggcggtggcgtgagcgccacgcgcggcctgccggaggtagCGCGTgctccccacgcgccgccacgtgcggaagcgtgaacaatgtttccgaaggggtaattttgtaatttatttacgtacggtaaatgtaaattatttttagtaaaggtaaaaagtaattttggaagggtaattcggtaattattatttattgaaaagtacgtacatttaaatagtatttatacgtacaaaaatatgtaaacagtatgtactcgtacaaagATAcatattggatgtgtatttgtacagtaatacacaaATAGTAAATACAGAAAAGTGAATCGTGAACAGTAatagtgaatagtgaacaaCAAATTtgtaaaaccaaaaattgatgaacagtaaccgattattactgtttcggcatttaaaggtttacgaaacgtttctaaattcttttcttatcttttcaaggtgatcgataaagcaaggaaaaaaattatcttcggaaattgtggaattacgctcgggtcgataaggtgagtaaaatctcacatatttatgaatccacccttgcggtgatttcaagatttttgcaagagattaaatattgaaatacgacatgtatacgatatagtggattacatatatattgtataaatggtaataagtacatatatatatagtttgttatattatatattgttatgaattcatctgaaattagtcattttgatgacgagcaTGTGAATTAGTTTGTACATGACTTTAATATgaagtttgttaaacgttttgtcttcggacgtgtttataaattacgacgtgtatatgatatagtggagtatatatgtattgtaataatggtaaataaatacatatatatatatatatagttttctatataatatactgttatgatttttcgtgatgatgtcatattgatgacaagattttatcgagcatgtgattttgatttgtacaatataatgtgagattattgtacgtgatttaacatggagattgttaaaatgtgatttgtcttcggacatgatgtttggtacaatatgatgtgagattattgtacgtgtttggcaagtcagaacctagcctttggccgggcgaaagttacgatacagttagagctctagtctgtctgccggacatcgggtagcgaggaggttgcccgatgTTGGACATAGGGTAGCGAGGATGTTGCCCTATGTTGGGCgtagggtagcgaggaggttgccctatGCCGGGCGTTGGGTGGCGAGGAGGTTACCCaacgtcggcggtgtactatatgaggggtaacagaggcgTACCAACGCTCATTAGtactcgtattataaatgcatttgggcaaacagaggggttgcccaatttctcatgagtaatttcattttcatattttcgggacaaccagatgggctgtccattgactcatgagtgcatttatatttgttaattgtggattgacatatatattgttatgcgagttatatttgttttattttactcatacgagctgtaaagcttaccgggtttgtgttgacaatcccggtgcaccaattcgatggtgtaggggatactgctgcaggtgtcgattagtgggaatcgaaTGACATCTCTGGGGACTTGAAGtcgttcattatcctgcttgtggtgaggttctattgtggatttgtgtgagaacttgtgaggatttatttatggttttgtgagaaattgggaggattattacatttccattgttgTGTAatatgaattataaatttgggttgtaataattggtttgtctgagttgtatcaagaactcagtaatgatccgctgtgacagtttatatgatttcgatttttattgaGATCGTTTGGTGTataacgactttaaaatttgagtttttatgctcgaaattttggggtcgttacataacAAGAAACTGGATAAATGAGACGTCATATATCCTAAATTTGTCAAAAGCATacataatttcaaatttcaagtCAAATATATCTTcgcaataaaaaaaacatgaccATAGCAGTTCACAATTTCTCAAAAAGTTTAAGAAAATCAAGCTATCATAATAGAGCaatcaatttaaaaaaaaaaaacagtgtgGCCATTGTCACCCCACTGACTCCTTATTTCACCCCACAAGCTACTTACATCTCATTTTGTCCTTCATGTAAAcataaaatacaaataaataaagcAAATCACTATTATGATTATTTGAGATATCGATCTCTATTATGATTATAACTTTGCTTGTAGAATGAAAGTATTCATTCATCCTTCGAAGAAAATTTGCTTCTGGAATTGCCTCCTGAATTAAAATTAGTCAGATGTATTTTAATCATGTTCTTGTGTTCATCTTGATATTGATCGATTGGTCAAATTGTCAAAATTTAACAATTTCTAAAGATTATGATTCTTTTATCATGCTTTTGAAACATTAACCATATGATCAGAAATCTCATATCCTCACAAAACAAAGAAGATTGATGGTTAAAGGATGAGGGGAAGAAAGGAAACAAGGGATTATTGGAGATCTACTGTAGACCTGTaagggtgggcataaaacCTGAGAACCGAAATAAAACCGGTAAAACATATCCGACCCGGCTGGTTTGATTCGATTTTGTCACTATTTTTAACCATTTTAGCAATTTGGTCCGGTCCTTGGTCCCACTAATTTTgaggtgaaaaaaaaaactaagagCCCGAACATATACATGTTCATATCTAATTGGATTATACTTCAGTTGTACAAGCTTATTTTAAGATTAGGTGTAGGTGAttatagtaaaaaaataaccctaaaatgcTAAAACTCTTATTCCCAGCCGGTTCTTGCCGGTCCAATCACGATTCTTGTCGGTCTGGTCCCTAATCAGTCCTTGAttattcaagaaaaaacttAGCTCTAATCGGTCCTCATATTTTAAGACAAAAGGACTAAAATACAACTTCTTGGTTCGGTGAAAAAAAGGGCCGATTTAGGACGGTGCCGAGCCTTACATACCTATACGATTGCttcttcttattttatttgtgtcttttcttttacttctataattctatatatatgttggactatattaattttttattttttcaatctaATTTATTGATAGTCGCATGGAAACTACTTTGGGGCCATACTTTTCATTCGCACATTAGTGTTTAGATAGGGATGGGTGGAACCATTTTCTGTCTTCATCTTCAAGTTCTCCGTTTCTCACTGTGCAATACTAGCTTTAGCTTTGCAAAAGGTCTGTGATtgatatgtttagtattgAATTCCTAATGATGATTTTTAGGAGAAAAAGAAGTTTATAAGACCataatttagtttttattattataaagAAAGCCAAAGAAATA
This genomic interval from Argentina anserina chromosome 1, drPotAnse1.1, whole genome shotgun sequence contains the following:
- the LOC126805022 gene encoding protein transport protein SEC23, coding for MSNPPPQPSVGYSVSFSPSKSDTSSPDPTKNAIPPPPLVSPGQSRFPPPKFQLDQLPPPSVKTPNGPSPASGGLKTGSPIPHFSTPPGPPVFTSPVRPAAVPFRASPVTPQPVAFSPAASLPTSSTVYFSNGSHELERELSNVTDDDSVSVGEPPYVIFSAHKVLKQKKQANVPSLGFGALVSPGREVSPGPQIIQRDPHRCHSCGAYANVYCNILLGSGQWQCVICRELNGSEGEYIASSKEELSNYPELSSPMVDYVQTGNNRPGFVPVSDSRMSAPIVLVIDECLDEPHLWHLQSSLHAFVDSLPPTTRIGIVLYGRTVSVYDFSEESIASADVLPGDKSPCQEYLKALIYGTGIYLAPMHASLPVAHAIFSSLRPYKLNIPEASRDRCLGTAVEVALAIIQGPSADISRGVIKRSGGNSRIIVCAGGPNTYGPGSVPHSFSHPNYAHLEKTALKWMEHLGQESHRHNTVVDVLCAGQCPVRVPVLQPLAKASGGVFVLHDDFGEAFGVNLQRASTRAAGSRGFLAIRCSDDILITQVVGPGEEAHVDIHETFKNDSSLYIQMPSVEETQSFSLSLENKRDIKTEYVYFQFTIQYLNVYQADISRVITVRLPTVDSVSAYLESVQDEVAAVLIAKRTLLRAKNSSDAIDMRSTIDERIKDIALKFGFQAPKSKQYRFPKEISLLPELLFHLRRGPLLGCIVGHEDERSVLRNLFLNASFDLSLRMVAPRCLMHREGGTFEELPAYDLAMQSDAAVVLDHGTDVFIWLGAELSADEGKGAAASAACKTLAEEISELRFPAPRILSFKEGSSQARYFVSRLIPAHKDPPYEQEARFPQLRTLTTEQRTKLKSSFISFDDPSFCEWVRSLRVVPPEPS